AGAAGTTCTTCTTTTATTACCTCTAACAATTTAGATTTATTATTTAATATTTCTAAAGCATCCGTTATTTTTTGAGTTAATTCTGCATATTCTTTCTCTAATTTTTGACCTTCTAATTTTGATAAACTAATTAATCTCATATCAACTATAGCATTAGCCTGTTCTTTTGTGACATTAATAATTTCCATTAAACTATTTACAGCTTCTTCTCTTCCTTCAGACTGTCTAATAATTTCTATGACTGATTCAATTCCCTCAGAGGCTTTCATTAATCCTTCAACTATATGAGATCTCTTTCTTGCTTTATCTAATTCATATTGAGTACGTCTAGTAACTACATCTATCCTATGCTCAATAAATGCTTCTAAAATTTCTTTTAAATTCATTACTTTAGGTTTTCTTTTATCAATAACCGTCATTTGAACTGCAAAAGAAGTTTGAAGTGACGTATGTTTTAATAATTGATTTATTATTCTCTGCGGATTTACATTTCTTTTTAACTCAATAACTACACGAATACCTTCCTTGTCAGATTCATCTCTAATGTTTCTTATTCCTACATCTTTTTTATTTTCTTTTTGTTTTGTAACATAATTTGCAATTTGCTCTATCAAATCAGCCTTTGAAACTCCATATGGAATTTCGTTTATTACAATACTAATGCCATTTTTATTTTCTTCTAGTTCATATTTTGATCTAATATGGAATGAGCCTCTTCCTGTTTCGTATATATCTTTTAATTTATTTCCGTCTACAATAATTCCTCCTGTTGGGAAATCTGGGCCCTTTATATATTTCATTAAATCTTTAATAGATGCTTCAGGATTATCGATTAAATGAGAAATACCATCAACTAATTCATTTAAATTATGTGAAGGAATGTTAGTTGCCATACCAACGGCAATACCATTAACACCATTCATAAGTAAATTAGGCAATCGAGTCGGTAAAACTGAAGGTTCTTTTAAAGACCCATCAAAATTATCTAATATATCGACAGTATCTTTGTCAATATCCATTAACATATATTCTGCTAATTCATGCATTTTTGCTTCAGTATACCTCATTGCTGCAGGCGGATCTCTATCAACAGAACCGAAATTTCCCTGTCCAATAACTAAAGGATATCTTAAACTAAAAGGTTGAGCCATTCTAACCAAAGCGTCATATATAGCAGCATCACCATGAGGGTGATATTTACCCATAACTTCACCAACAATACGGGCGCATTTTTTATATGCTGCTGTATGTTTTAAGCTCAATTCATCCATAGAATATAATATTCTTCTTTGAACTGGTTTAAGGCCATCTCTAACATCAGGAATAGCCCTACTTGTTATAACACTTAAAGAATATAAAAGATATGATTCTTTTAACTCTTCTTCAAAAGATTTATTTAAAATATCGCTCATATTAACCCCCTACTTAAGAAATTTTAGCTCCCGGTTCAATATCATTATCTGTAGTTAATAGTACCAATTTATCATTTATTTTGGCTGCTAATAACATTCCGTATGATTCAATTCCCATTAATTTAGCTGGTTTTAAATTAGCAACAACAATTATTTTCTTACCTATAAGATTTTCAGGTTCATAAAAATTAGCTATACCAGCTACTATTTGTCTTTGGCCTAATTCTCCCAAATCTAACTGTAATTTGATTAATTTTTTAGATTTTTTAACTTTTTCAGCTTCTAATATTTTTGCAACTCTTAAATCAACGTTTTTAAAGTAATCTATGTCAATTAAAACATTTTCAGCATTTTCTTGTTTTATTTCTTCTTTCTTATTATCTTCCATTTTTATTTCCTCCTTATTTTTCATAATAATAACTTTTTTCCAAGTTTTTACATCAATTCTTTTAAAAACAGGTTCTCCAATAATAACTTTTTTACCACTTTCTAATAAACCTATTTTAATATTTTCATTGTTAATATAGTTTTCTACATCAATATCTAATTTCTTTAATATTTCTATTGCGGTATCTGGCATAATAGGAGATATTAATAATGATATAATTCTAATTGAATCCATTAAATTATACATAACAGTAGACAAACGAGATTTTTTTGCTTCATCTTTACCCAACAACCATGGTTCTGTTAAGTCAATATATTTATTTGTAAATCTAACTAATTCCCATAAGCTTTCTAAAGCATGAGTGAATTGATATTTATCCATATATTCTTCATATGATTTGATTGTATTATTAATCAAATCAAATAATTGATTATCAACTTCATCTTTTTCTCCAGGTGCTGGAATAATTCCATCAAAGTATTTATTAACCATAGATAATGTTCTGTGAACTAAATTACTTAAATCATTTACTAGGTCGGAATTGTATCTGGTAATTAAATTATCTTCAGAAAAATCACCATCTTTTCCAAAAACAATATCTCTCATTAAATAATATCTAATTACATCGTTTCCATAGGCATCAACTAAAATTCTTGGATCAATAGCATTTCCTAATGATTTTGAAATTTTTTCACCGTTTACAGTTAACCACCCGTGGGCAAAAACTTTTTTAGGTAATGAAAGTCCAACAGACATTAACATGGCTGGCCAAATTAATGAATGAAATCTATTTATTTCTTTTCCAATTAAATGAACATCGGCTGGCCAATATTTGTTAAAAAGTTCCATATTTTCTGGATAACCTAGTGCACTAATGTAATTAATCAATGCGTCAACCCAAACATATATAACATGTTTTGGATCATTTGGCATAGGAATTCCCCAATCAAATGTAGTTCTGGTAATACTTAGATCTTTTAATCCACTTTCTAATATTTTTAACATTTCATTTTTTCTAAATTCGGGCTCTAAAAAGTCAGGATTTTCTTCAAAAAATTTCTTTAATGGCTCATTATATTTTGAAAGTCTAAAGAAATAATTTTCTTCTTCAACCCAATTTACCTCTCTAGAACAGGACGGACAAATTTTTTTGCCTTCTTTTTCTTCTATTTCATCATTTGTCCAATATGTTTCACAAGGAACACAATACCAACCTTCATATTTTCCCTTATATATATCTCCATTTTCCAACATTTTTTGTACAAAGAATTGAACAGTTTTCATATGTTGTTCATCTGTAGTCCTAACAAAATAATCATTGGTTATTTTTAGGTCTTTCCACAATGATTTGAATTTACCTGATAATTCATCACATAATTCTTGAGGAGAAACCCCTTTTGCTTTAGCTGCTTGTAGTATTTTTTGCCCATGTTCATCTGTACCTGTTAAATAAAATACATCATAACCTCTCATTCTTTTATACCTTGCTATAATATCTCCGACAATTGTTGTATAACTTGAACCAATATGAGGCTCAGCGTTTACGTAATATATAGGAGTAGTAATATAAAATTTTTTCATTTTTAATCCTCCAATCTATTATTTTATTGTTTAATATATTATACCATATTAAGAACTGAGTATAATTAAGAAGATTTTAAAATTATATACTCGTCATAATTTTTTTACCATTAAAAGTTGTTTTATTTAAAATGATATGTTAAAATAAAGAAAATAAAATTTATTTTAGGAGGAATTAAGATGCGAATGTCAAAATATTATGCACCTACTTTAAAGGAAGTTCCAAATGATGCTGAAATTAAAAGTCATGAATTGCTAATTAGAGGTGGTTTTATTAGAAAAACAGCTTCTGGTGTATATACATATTTACCTTTAGGTACTAAAGTTTTGAAAAAAATAGAAAATATTGTAAGAGAAGAGATGGAAAATATAGGCTCTCAAGAAATATTAATGCCAATTATTCAACCTGCAGAAATTTGGCAAGAAAGTGGAAGATGGGATGATTATGGTCCTGAAATGATGAAGCTAAAAGATAGACACAATAGAGATTTTACTTTAGGGCCTACTCACGAAGAAATGATAACTACAATAGTAAAAAATGAATTAAGATCATATAAACAATTACCTGTATCTTTATTTCAAATTGCTAATAAGTATAGGGATGAGATAAGACCAAGATTTGGTGTTTTAAGAGCAAGGGAATTTATTATGAAAGATGCATATTCTTTCCATGATTCTGAAAAGTCTTTA
This genomic interval from Marinitoga sp. 38H-ov contains the following:
- the gyrA gene encoding DNA gyrase subunit A: MSDILNKSFEEELKESYLLYSLSVITSRAIPDVRDGLKPVQRRILYSMDELSLKHTAAYKKCARIVGEVMGKYHPHGDAAIYDALVRMAQPFSLRYPLVIGQGNFGSVDRDPPAAMRYTEAKMHELAEYMLMDIDKDTVDILDNFDGSLKEPSVLPTRLPNLLMNGVNGIAVGMATNIPSHNLNELVDGISHLIDNPEASIKDLMKYIKGPDFPTGGIIVDGNKLKDIYETGRGSFHIRSKYELEENKNGISIVINEIPYGVSKADLIEQIANYVTKQKENKKDVGIRNIRDESDKEGIRVVIELKRNVNPQRIINQLLKHTSLQTSFAVQMTVIDKRKPKVMNLKEILEAFIEHRIDVVTRRTQYELDKARKRSHIVEGLMKASEGIESVIEIIRQSEGREEAVNSLMEIINVTKEQANAIVDMRLISLSKLEGQKLEKEYAELTQKITDALEILNNKSKLLEVIKEELLEVKEKFGDDRKTKITNQGSKIEDADNIEEEDLVIVLTQWGYIKAMKSTEYKVQNRGGKGSKAIKKSDNDFIIQVLQTNSLSKLLFITSKGKAFELYAYNIEKSSKDTKGKHISSYLYLDNDEKIKTIIPIENEKEIENKYIMLFTKNGIVKRTALSEFSNIRKNGLKAITIKEDDMIVDALIVNDDDEVLVISKKGMSLRFKVSDVRPMGRSASGVRSIKLRENDNVVNGVLVVKDKSLLLITEHGFAKRVNFDDFRLQNRGGVGLKCVKETSRIGNIVKALTVDDESHIIVFSKLGKAIREEVNAISTLSRYAIGVRALRLDNEDIVADAAVVVDDDE
- the metG gene encoding methionine--tRNA ligase, with amino-acid sequence MKKFYITTPIYYVNAEPHIGSSYTTIVGDIIARYKRMRGYDVFYLTGTDEHGQKILQAAKAKGVSPQELCDELSGKFKSLWKDLKITNDYFVRTTDEQHMKTVQFFVQKMLENGDIYKGKYEGWYCVPCETYWTNDEIEEKEGKKICPSCSREVNWVEEENYFFRLSKYNEPLKKFFEENPDFLEPEFRKNEMLKILESGLKDLSITRTTFDWGIPMPNDPKHVIYVWVDALINYISALGYPENMELFNKYWPADVHLIGKEINRFHSLIWPAMLMSVGLSLPKKVFAHGWLTVNGEKISKSLGNAIDPRILVDAYGNDVIRYYLMRDIVFGKDGDFSEDNLITRYNSDLVNDLSNLVHRTLSMVNKYFDGIIPAPGEKDEVDNQLFDLINNTIKSYEEYMDKYQFTHALESLWELVRFTNKYIDLTEPWLLGKDEAKKSRLSTVMYNLMDSIRIISLLISPIMPDTAIEILKKLDIDVENYINNENIKIGLLESGKKVIIGEPVFKRIDVKTWKKVIIMKNKEEIKMEDNKKEEIKQENAENVLIDIDYFKNVDLRVAKILEAEKVKKSKKLIKLQLDLGELGQRQIVAGIANFYEPENLIGKKIIVVANLKPAKLMGIESYGMLLAAKINDKLVLLTTDNDIEPGAKIS